Part of the Aquimarina sp. TRL1 genome, ATCTGCCCATTTAACTGCTGAACGGTCATGTATATGTTGTTCCTTTTTTTGGATAAAATCGGGCAGAATATTTTCCAGACCTTTATAATTTAAGTCTTGGGATAGGTCTGTCCACCCTGTTAAGAATATGGGTCTTTTATTCGTCAGGTTTTCAAAATCGGCAATACCTCCAATGACAGCCGCTGCATTAACATTGATATGAGTAAGGCTTTTATAGGTCATTAACCCGCCACGTGAAACTCCTACCATAAAAATATTATCAACATCTATAAAATCAATGTTTTTGATGGATTGAAAGAGTTGAATAACATCCTGGATATCATCACCTCCAATCTGATCATTAGCACCGGATGCTCCAACATATCTGTAATTCGATGCATATACGGCAAATCCATTTTTAGCAAGCGCATAAAAATCAGGAAAATCTTCTTCTGTGATACGCCCTATATTTCCAGTACCTCCTCGGTTGTAAATAATTACAGGAATTTTTGTACCAGAAGTTGTTTTGGGAATACAAGAAAACCCCTGGACTTCCGTGTCATCACTTGTATAATTAAATTTTTCAAAAATATAGTTCGTTTGTTTTCTTGCTATTTCATAGGATAGACTATCATATCTGTATTTTCCCAACGGGCTTATTTGTTCATAGGGCTTGGTAATTTTAACCTCAGATATATTGTATAAACGAGTTTGCGAAAGAAGTGTAAATGGGATTAATAACAAGAAGAATATAAAAAAATGATGTAGGTTCATATGCATTTGATCAGAAGAATATATTATTTGGATGATTGACGAAGGAGAGTCGTATGATATTTTATGAAAGTTTATTCCCTTTAACCAGATAACTGTAACGAATCGATTCCTCTTTGAGATGTAAAAAGCTTTTTCTTCGTTTGTCTTTTGTGAAATTTTTAAAGTCTGTATCTGATTCGAAGGATAAGAAGTGAATTTCATAAGGGATTTCTTCCTGATAAGAAATATATGCACTTTTGTCGGGGCGGATACGATAGATGAGTTTTCCGTTATAGTCTGCCAACAGAGGAATGGCAAACTCTTCGAACTGATGGAATATATCCTCTTTTCCTTCTTGTACAAAAATCATCATGGTTAGGTAAATCATAAGTTTCTATAATTTTATCTGTTTATTTTTCCTATTCTTAGAAGTATCGGAAATGTTACTTTTTTAATTTCGTTATTTTTCCAATAGTGTTGTATTTCCATTTCCAGTTTGAGGACAGGGTTGTAATTATTATGTCTGATAAAATGTTTTACAGCAGACCAGGTATTTAGATACCCAATCAGGTGTGCTAATGACCAATACTGTATATTTTCAAATTCCGGAGCGGGGATTTCATGAAAGGGAAAGGGAATCGTCGCATAGTTTTGATCAATATATTGTCTTTCTTTATCCCAATATTGTCCGATAATCATCGTATAAAAATGGTTGATAAGTGTATCTATTGGGGGAGAAACTTTTATTTTGCCATACCCAACTACACAGAATATAGCGTGTTTTTTAGCAGTTCGATATACTTCAGAATAAAACTTGTCAAAATCAAACCAATGAATAGCTTGCGCAGCAATAATAAAATCAAACACTTGATTGTCAAAATTGGTTTTTTCTGCAGCTTGAAGAGAATATTCTATATTGTCAGTTTTTAAAGCATTGTCTAATTGTGCTTGGCTAATATCCGTAGCAAAAACATAATCGAATATTTTTGTCAACTCATATCCGACTTGTCCGTTTCCGGTACCACAATCCCATGCGTATTTTCGATGTACGCATATTGAATCCAGATATTCAAAAAAAGCAACAGGGTATTTAGGGCGAAATTCTGCATACTTATCAGATTGTAAAGAAAAATTATCTTTCATTTATTGTATATATTCTGATGATTAACAAACTTATTGCTCTTTTGGTAAAAGTTGTTTAAGAGAAAGTGTGATGTTTTTTTCAATTCCATTATCCCGAACGACCAAATTGATATTTTTTTTGAGTACTTTGATTACTTTCTTCCATAATTTACATAGTTCAGTATTAGAAAGGTTTTGTACATCCATTTCATTTATTTTTAATATTTCTATAGACTTTTTAAATTTTAAAAAGGATTCCAGCTCTGTATATTCGTTGTAAAAAACGATTTTATTTTTCTCATAATCAGGAGCAAAAACATATTGATATGTTCGTA contains:
- a CDS encoding S9 family peptidase; translated protein: MNLHHFFIFFLLLIPFTLLSQTRLYNISEVKITKPYEQISPLGKYRYDSLSYEIARKQTNYIFEKFNYTSDDTEVQGFSCIPKTTSGTKIPVIIYNRGGTGNIGRITEEDFPDFYALAKNGFAVYASNYRYVGASGANDQIGGDDIQDVIQLFQSIKNIDFIDVDNIFMVGVSRGGLMTYKSLTHINVNAAAVIGGIADFENLTNKRPIFLTGWTDLSQDLNYKGLENILPDFIQKKEQHIHDRSAVKWADKINTPLYILHSRQDGRVPIDGTIELVKKLNTLKKEFQVKIYNQKSHSLPYSKFDSFEEIIHWFKKYIKH
- a CDS encoding class I SAM-dependent methyltransferase, whose amino-acid sequence is MKDNFSLQSDKYAEFRPKYPVAFFEYLDSICVHRKYAWDCGTGNGQVGYELTKIFDYVFATDISQAQLDNALKTDNIEYSLQAAEKTNFDNQVFDFIIAAQAIHWFDFDKFYSEVYRTAKKHAIFCVVGYGKIKVSPPIDTLINHFYTMIIGQYWDKERQYIDQNYATIPFPFHEIPAPEFENIQYWSLAHLIGYLNTWSAVKHFIRHNNYNPVLKLEMEIQHYWKNNEIKKVTFPILLRIGKINR
- a CDS encoding DUF1330 domain-containing protein produces the protein MIYLTMMIFVQEGKEDIFHQFEEFAIPLLADYNGKLIYRIRPDKSAYISYQEEIPYEIHFLSFESDTDFKNFTKDKRRKSFLHLKEESIRYSYLVKGNKLS